From a single Raphanus sativus cultivar WK10039 chromosome 3, ASM80110v3, whole genome shotgun sequence genomic region:
- the LOC130509091 gene encoding protein MIZU-KUSSEI 1-like isoform X1, with protein sequence MVQYHELALQRSFSYNTRKIDPETSLSRGSHSRSPSSLALIPTIPEHELFLIPCGRDSSSSSSSSSSSSIVKVNVKLSSLLRSLIKLINLPVCNFLSFPSSSSVSNQMISLVTGGSSSLGKRVTGTLYGHRRGHVTFCVQYGPSSDPVLLLDLAMSTASLVKEMSSGLVRIALECEKRHRSGTKLFHEPKWSMYCNGRKCGYAVSRVGACNESDWRVLNTVSRVTVGAGVIPTAKHIDDVSGGGEEVGELLYMRGRFERVVGSCDSEAFYMMNPDKNGEICVVSRMEGSDD encoded by the exons aTGGTGCAGTACCACGAACTCGCTCTTCAAAGAAGCTTCAGCTACAACACAAGAAAGATCGATCCAGAGACCTCTCTGTCCCGAGGCTCTCATTCTCGTTCTCCTTCCTCCCTCGCTTTGATCCCAACCATCCCTGAGCATGAACTCTTCCTCATACCTTGCGGGAgagactcctcctcctcctcttcttcttcctcctctagcAGCATCGTTAAAGTCAACGTGAAGCTTTCTTCCCTCTTGCGTTCTCTCATCAAACTCATTAACCTCCCCGTTTGCAACTTCCTCTCGTTTCCTTCTTCCTCCAGCGTTTCTAACCAGATGATCTCACTCGTCACCGGTGGATCCTCTTCCCTCGGGAAAAGAGTCACCGGGACGTTGTACGGACACAGAAGAGGCCATGTCACGTTTTGCGTCCAGTACGGTCCGAGTTCCGACCCAGTGCTGCTCTTAGACCTAGCCATGTCAACGGCATCTCTAGTCAAAGAGATGTCGTCAGGACTAGTCAGGATCGCGTTGGAGTGCGAGAAACGTCACCGGTCGGGTACAAAGCTTTTCCACGAGCCTAAGTGGTCCATGTATTGCAACGGGAGGAAGTGCGGTTACGCGGTGTCACGTGTCGGCGCGTGTAACGAGTCGGATTGGCGCGTGTTGAACACTGTATCTAGGGTTACGGTTGGAGCTGGAGTTATTCCTACGGCGAAGCATATTGATGACGTGTCAGGTGGTGGAGAGGAGGTTGGTGAGTTGCTGTATATGAGAGGTAGATTTGAACGAGTAGTCGGGAGTTGTGACTCGGAAGCGTTTTACATGATGAACCCTGACAAAAACGGAG AAATTTGTGTAGTATCAAGAATGGAAGGATCTGATGATTAA
- the LOC130509091 gene encoding protein MIZU-KUSSEI 1-like isoform X2 — protein MVQYHELALQRSFSYNTRKIDPETSLSRGSHSRSPSSLALIPTIPEHELFLIPCGRDSSSSSSSSSSSSIVKVNVKLSSLLRSLIKLINLPVCNFLSFPSSSSVSNQMISLVTGGSSSLGKRVTGTLYGHRRGHVTFCVQYGPSSDPVLLLDLAMSTASLVKEMSSGLVRIALECEKRHRSGTKLFHEPKWSMYCNGRKCGYAVSRVGACNESDWRVLNTVSRVTVGAGVIPTAKHIDDVSGGGEEVGELLYMRGRFERVVGSCDSEAFYMMNPDKNGGPELSIFLLRI, from the coding sequence aTGGTGCAGTACCACGAACTCGCTCTTCAAAGAAGCTTCAGCTACAACACAAGAAAGATCGATCCAGAGACCTCTCTGTCCCGAGGCTCTCATTCTCGTTCTCCTTCCTCCCTCGCTTTGATCCCAACCATCCCTGAGCATGAACTCTTCCTCATACCTTGCGGGAgagactcctcctcctcctcttcttcttcctcctctagcAGCATCGTTAAAGTCAACGTGAAGCTTTCTTCCCTCTTGCGTTCTCTCATCAAACTCATTAACCTCCCCGTTTGCAACTTCCTCTCGTTTCCTTCTTCCTCCAGCGTTTCTAACCAGATGATCTCACTCGTCACCGGTGGATCCTCTTCCCTCGGGAAAAGAGTCACCGGGACGTTGTACGGACACAGAAGAGGCCATGTCACGTTTTGCGTCCAGTACGGTCCGAGTTCCGACCCAGTGCTGCTCTTAGACCTAGCCATGTCAACGGCATCTCTAGTCAAAGAGATGTCGTCAGGACTAGTCAGGATCGCGTTGGAGTGCGAGAAACGTCACCGGTCGGGTACAAAGCTTTTCCACGAGCCTAAGTGGTCCATGTATTGCAACGGGAGGAAGTGCGGTTACGCGGTGTCACGTGTCGGCGCGTGTAACGAGTCGGATTGGCGCGTGTTGAACACTGTATCTAGGGTTACGGTTGGAGCTGGAGTTATTCCTACGGCGAAGCATATTGATGACGTGTCAGGTGGTGGAGAGGAGGTTGGTGAGTTGCTGTATATGAGAGGTAGATTTGAACGAGTAGTCGGGAGTTGTGACTCGGAAGCGTTTTACATGATGAACCCTGACAAAAACGGAGGTCCTGAACTCAGTATTTTTCTTCttagaatataa